TTCTCTTGCGAATTAGTAGACCAATTATAAATAATATCACCTTTTTTTAATCTACCAGAATATATTCTTGTAAAAAAAAGTTTTCCTGCATTAACATCGTTATACAGTTTAAAAACATACGCTGCTAAACTACCTTTAATATTACAATCTACTTTATTCTCTTTTTTTGTTTTTGGATTTATTCCAGAAACAGTTTTTATATCAACAGGTGAAGGGAGATAATCTACTACTCCATCAAGAAGCATAGTCACTCCTTTATTCTTTAATGACGACCCACAAAAAACTGGGAACAACTGGCGTGCTAAAGTTGCTTTTCTAAGTGCTTTCTGTAACTTTTCAGGAGTTAATTCAACTCCATTTACGTAATCCTCCATTATCTCCATATCAACATCCGACAACTTCTCAACAAGATTATTAAAGAGAGTGTTTGTCTGTTCCTTGACATTATCAGGCACGTTTTTTTCTGATACCTCAATTGAAGTTTCTGATTCAAACATAAACGCTTTTTTTCTAATTATATCAATAATACCTATAAATTTATCTTCTTCAATTATTGGGATCTCAATTACTACTGTGTTCGCATTCAATTTACTCTTTATATCATCTACAACCTTAAAAAAATCTGCGCCTGTTCTATCCATCTTATTTATATATATTAGTTTGGGAATCTCATACCTTTCACTTTGTCGCCAAACAGTTTCAGATTGAGGTTGAACACCGCCAACTGCACAAAATACTCCAACAGCTCCATCAAGAACTCTTAAAGTTCTTTCTACTTCAACTGTAAAGTCAACGTGACCTGGAGTATCAATAATATTTATTTTGCAATCTTTCCAGAAAAACGCTGTAGCAGCAGCCGAGATGGTAATACCTCTCTCCTTCTCTTGCTCCATCCAATCCATCGCCGCAGTTCCTTCGTCAACGTATCCCATCTTATGGGTTTTACCTGCATAAAATAAGAACTGCTCAGTGGTGGTGGTTTTACCAGCGTCTATATGGGCTATTATTCCAATATTTCTAATATTTTTCAATTCATACATAAAACAAACCTTTCGTAAAACATAATTTATAAAAATATTTTTTTATAGAAAACTTATGAACTAAACCAGCAGTTAAAAAAACTGCTGGTTAAGAACAGGTGTGGTAATGCTGTTATTCAGCAAGGATATTGGCAGGACGCAACACTATTACCATCTATAGTGTGCAAATGCACGGTTAGCTTCTGCCATTTTATGGGTATCATCTCTCTTCTTAACACTTGCCCCTTCGCCTTTTGAAGATTCAATAAACTCGTCAACAAGTCTATTTGCGATAGATTTCCCCTTTCTGGCTCTCACATTACCCAAAATCCATCTGATAGCAAGAGCTAAACTCCGTTCCGGTGGCACTTCTACAGGAATCTGATAGGTTGCACCCCCAACCCTTCTTGCCCTAACTTCAACTTTTGGCTTAACATTATTTAATGCTTTCTTAAAAACTGAGAGAGGATCTTGATTTGTTTTTTCTTTTATTATATCAAGACTTTCATAAAAAATTGTATAAGCCAAATTCTTTTTGCCATCCAACATAAGTAGATTGACAAATTTAGCTATTTCATAATCGTTATATTTTGGGTCTCCTGAAATTTCTTGTTTTTCAGCCCTCTTTCTTCTCGGCATCTTTTAACCCTCCGCTTTCTTTTCACCTTCTTTTGGTTTTTTTGTTCCGTATTTTGACCTAGACTGTTTTCTGCCTTCAACACCTCCAGTATCAAAACAACCTCTTAAAATATGATATTTAACTCCTGGCAGGTCTCTAACTCTTCCGCCTCTAACAAGAACGATTGAGTGTTCTTGTAGGTTGTGTCCAATACCTGGAATGTAAGCAATAACCTCTTTACCATTTGTTAATCTGACCTTTGCTATTTTTCTCATCGCTGAGTTAGGTTTCTTTGGGGTAGCTGTTTTTACATAAAGACAGACCCCCCTTCTTTGGGGATTCTTATTAAGAGCAGAAGATTTTGATTTTTTCTGCTGCTTACGTCTCCCCTTCTTTATAAGTTGATTGTATGTAGGCATATTTATCCTCCTAAATATTGTTTAAATAATAAACTATTCTTCATCCTGCTGTTGGAACAACCCAGTCCCAGCAGGTATTAATCTTCCAAGAATTACGTTTTCTTTAAGACCTTCAAGCGGGTCTTCAAACCCCAGCATAGCTGACGTTGTCAAAACTTTGGTAGTTTCTTGGAAAGAAGCAGCAGATATAAAACTGTCACTACTAAGAGCCACTCGAGTAATTCCAAGTATCATTGGTTTAAAAGAAGCAGGCTTCTTGTTTTTAGGAAGAGATTCATTGATTTGTTGAATTTTTATCTTATCTATCTCTTCACCTTCAAGTAAGAACGTATCACCTGGGTCCTCAACTCTCACCTTAGAAAGCATCTGTTTAACAATTACTTCAATATGTTTATCTTT
The genomic region above belongs to bacterium and contains:
- the rpsG gene encoding 30S ribosomal protein S7; amino-acid sequence: MPRRKRAEKQEISGDPKYNDYEIAKFVNLLMLDGKKNLAYTIFYESLDIIKEKTNQDPLSVFKKALNNVKPKVEVRARRVGGATYQIPVEVPPERSLALAIRWILGNVRARKGKSIANRLVDEFIESSKGEGASVKKRDDTHKMAEANRAFAHYRW
- the fusA gene encoding elongation factor G, which codes for MYELKNIRNIGIIAHIDAGKTTTTEQFLFYAGKTHKMGYVDEGTAAMDWMEQEKERGITISAAATAFFWKDCKINIIDTPGHVDFTVEVERTLRVLDGAVGVFCAVGGVQPQSETVWRQSERYEIPKLIYINKMDRTGADFFKVVDDIKSKLNANTVVIEIPIIEEDKFIGIIDIIRKKAFMFESETSIEVSEKNVPDNVKEQTNTLFNNLVEKLSDVDMEIMEDYVNGVELTPEKLQKALRKATLARQLFPVFCGSSLKNKGVTMLLDGVVDYLPSPVDIKTVSGINPKTKKENKVDCNIKGSLAAYVFKLYNDVNAGKLFFTRIYSGRLKKGDIIYNWSTNSQEKVMKIFEVHTNKYLEKEEALAGEIVVLSGLKKSYTGNTLSEKNNPIIFESVKFPQPVIYVSAEPKIKSDYEKLYNAFLKISEEDPTLSIKTDEETGQIVIMGMGELHIDVTTERLRREQKLDIRLGKPEVAYRETITQTANGEGEFIKQAGNKGHYGHAVIKVEPLDRGGKFIFEDVSEKGKVPMEFIYAIEEGVREALEAGPLLGTPMMDIKVELIDTSFHATDSNEIAYKIAGSMAFREAVSKAAPVLLEPIMKISITAPEEFMGAISSDINLRGGRVERLGTLDNIRFIEGFIPLRNIFGYATILRSLTQGRGNYIIEPSFYEVVPPEELKRIRGS
- the rpsL gene encoding 30S ribosomal protein S12; this translates as MPTYNQLIKKGRRKQQKKSKSSALNKNPQRRGVCLYVKTATPKKPNSAMRKIAKVRLTNGKEVIAYIPGIGHNLQEHSIVLVRGGRVRDLPGVKYHILRGCFDTGGVEGRKQSRSKYGTKKPKEGEKKAEG